TCTTCCAGAACCTTCAGGAGCTAGAGCATTATTACCTAATTTATATCCGACTTCGCCCGGTGTTCCCAATTCTGCTAAGGTTTTTCCCTTGGGAACTGGACTAATCACAACAGAAATATTTTCTGTAGTTTCAATAATGTCATGAAAAACAACATCTGGACCATTAGCTACTTTAACTTGTACCCAACCATTGGGATAGAGAAATTGATAGCCATCGTTGGTATCTACAAAACTTTTCAGTGCAGCTGCATTTGCTACGCCAGAATTACTGCAACTGAAGGATAGCACTAATAAAATAATTACTGTAATTCGTTTCCACATTTTTCTGATTCTACTGGAAGCAATAGCCCGTTTACCGTTCTTAATTCTCCCACGGATGCTGAACAACTGAAGATATTACTCTGGGGAAATGGGG
The Calothrix sp. 336/3 DNA segment above includes these coding regions:
- the psbP gene encoding photosystem II reaction center PsbP, producing the protein MWKRITVIILLVLSFSCSNSGVANAAALKSFVDTNDGYQFLYPNGWVQVKVANGPDVVFHDIIETTENISVVISPVPKGKTLAELGTPGEVGYKLGNNALAPEGSGRKAELVNAEQREVKGKNYYLLEYLVTLPNNKQRHNLASVAVSRGKLFTFNASVSERRWQKVKSMLEETIDSFAVY